A region of Leishmania panamensis strain MHOM/PA/94/PSC-1 chromosome 33 sequence DNA encodes the following proteins:
- a CDS encoding hypothetical protein (TriTrypDB/GeneDB-style sysID: LpmP.33.2370), producing the protein MEGIIQYRLLGNHPAASGRYLTVGFPGETTTTDKIVDQIIQEHRINTSRYKLEVCRLVPGRDASASVPPPPEDSDGTFSLSGAMTVAQSALVSVVIYGSDVLHTYDRLTITVSKRDLADDEASQKEKERLERQRQLREMEEQLLCPTSGIGHFIDGSAGVPTTASKPPQPFCSAAAARPCSTSAAPEVDNLRLQRAAALASQLFPIMKGQRSTLTGLHDAANTHQCVLCLFLAFEEMLTACCRFCVCHNCYASASEMVMKEDQCPVCGIIASSTSPTGAAPVTTLPSSSLTNGGDDSMACRTRGRGAGAEDHSVWKREEGEKKVSMQRAVGVQGAKDTSSRSGHGDGRTTVEAPTWPRDASAVTPSSTAASGLSHAMVPKTAGSRAGSGGDVGHAAASTPFSQDVVRTEERLRSDLDQALSMLDAPDPLSAAAKAKRIVGAELAALCD; encoded by the coding sequence ATGGAGGGGATTATTCAGTACCGGCTGCTGGGCAACCACCCAGCCGCTTCGGGCCGCTATCTCACCGTCGGCTTTCCCGGCGAGACTACCACCACGGACAAAATAGTGGACCAGATCATTCAAGAGCACCGCATCAACACCAGTCGCTACAAGTTAGAAGTGTGCCGACTCGTACCGGGTCGTGACGCCTCGGCATCGgtgccacctccaccagaagacagcgacggcacctTCTCATTGTCGGGCGCAATGACGGTGGCGCAAAGTGCGCTCGTGTCTGTTGTCATCTACGGCTCCGACGTACTCCACACGTATGATAGATTGACCATTACGGTTTCTAAGCGAGATCTTGCAGATGACGAGGCGtcgcagaaagagaaggaacgGCTTGAACGCCAGAGACAGCTGAGGGAAatggaggagcagcttcTTTGCCCCACTTCAGGGATTGGCCATTTCATTGATGGCAGTGCTGGCGTCCCCACCACAGCCTCGAAGCCGCCCCAGCCTTTCTGttcggcagctgctgcacgaccGTGTTCAACCTCCGCCGCGCCGGAGGTGGACAACCTGCGCCTTCAGCGCGCGGCAGCCCTGGCTAGCCAGCTTTTCCCTATCATGAAGGGTCAGCGCAGCACGTTGACGGGGCTTCACGATGCTGCCAATACTCACCAATGCGTGCTTTGTCTCTTTTTGGCCTTTGAGGAGATGTTGACGGCGTGCTGCCGGTTCTGCGTGTGCCACAACTGCTACGCATCTGCGTCGGAGATGGTGATGAAAGAGGACCAGTGTCCTGTGTGTGGCATCATAGCATCTTCCACGTCGCCGACTGGTGCTGCTCCCGTAACGACTCTGCCCAGTAGCAGCCTCACGAACGGTGGCGACGACTCCATGGCCTGCAGGACGCGTGGACGGGGCGCCGGGGCTGAGGACCATAGCGTGtggaagcgagaagagggtgagaaAAAGGTGTCGATGCAGCGAGCGGTGGGCGTACAAGGCGCCAAGGACacgagcagccgcagcggtcACGGCGATGGTCGGACTACAGTCGAAGCCCCGACATGGCCTCGCGATGCAAGTGCAGTCACCCCTTCGTCTACGGCGGCTTCTGGACTCAGTCATGCGATGGTACCGAAGACTGCTGGGTcgcgcgccggcagcggcggggaCGTCGGTCATGCGGCTGCTTCTACTCCATTCTCGCAGGACGTGGTGAGGACGGAGGAGCGCCTGCGCAGCGACCTGGATCAGGCACTCTCCATGCTGGACGCCCCCGACCCCCtctctgcggcagcgaaggcgaAGCGCATCGTTGGAGCTGAGCTGGCAGCTTTATGCGACTGA
- a CDS encoding glycosyl hydrolase-like protein (TriTrypDB/GeneDB-style sysID: LpmP.33.2380), which translates to MFSSSLSSSSATRNTVSLYRYDLTQGMARSLGPMLIGQVLEGIWHTSIVVYGQEYYFDGGVGIVGDPNPGHTRFGQPYRIEVLGQTAKSEEEFFAWTQQQRRAGFGPNDYRIFDNNCNTFSDAACMYLLGRHISQDVLDMLPTLLSTPLGQMLRPVLEQATSSGAGIGGTGMVAPVSSALAHPPPPPTTASDRDTCVGLLSTRQTVTETDEEDLMMAQAMLESNETIADGHLSPAEAFEKTISGLTLLRTVMRNICEHPSYAKYRGLSIESTAYQTKLRPLEAYGVTELLRIAGFRRRSHSSGAGGVQWFLSDSDGSEAVLRRVAEVLEATISNIQGAADEAAKRRVREESDSSAHLPRPPLSPTLVSSIAPAAGHAAASFEMSLPPVSKDGGHVHKSSVFQFCSPPFPEDWTPLPVGQESGAPLFSIHCLATSSVDGLYCFGKCHLSENQQHVQAYYCSSDGREVETRGGYEVLCVRRGQAKALTWVPAPLASAAQTQHNSRFIFSGYGRFGVVRAEYGGGVHPGVMEPSGRCVVPYGGRAVIVTNDAEVLCETARLPAVVLQELQGLERGTYLAELLRVASGQPINSFDELLNTWRPPTFYMRPRSLRPHTVLEPKSVEWGGAGDTAKRSATDATGPEFSSAGTESTAPVALPPATRLLVCHDMAGGYTRADRRAFLCEGAPVGATPSAGAMGKDPRATSYSCLQTVEGAYTVRYWSRADHFVYFSHRRISVPPREWIDSGHSHGVPVLATLITEGDSGAADLKLLLTDAKRMAAIIARLVEVCDAYGFDGYFINIENCLSASLAKRLVVFCTLLRKQLNRPSSATRGALSVTPATNRLVIWYDAVTIDGSLNYQNTLNSRNKAFFNVSDGIFINYFWEPMSLPLINTVAGNRGAEVYVGVDVFGRRMYGGGGYNTHVAVAKATGARLSVGLFAPGWTMEHESKGKRDGFHIAESKMWSRVQENFPYHVRLISPTAVTAGAPQPFTTDNAQAAHDGPALCAWTSFQSGVGYDFYVNGRRVTGGGSTASVVGISGWCELSAAHSLPPFLFEAPPSAPPSGALPPAAREAASSHPGPFASVPIRLPVTPLKGNMYGCTASAEWRYDKAWFGDCHLACLVPSMGSVEVLRWYVRDALPATSLTELHIEMVFDETDASEGGPKMRRGLRLGLFSSTRGTFQVSIWERAAVAAAVAVEGVSGLVVRASRSREGRHGGEGNPIRVTWGWERVHYQLCNTSTELLHLTSISIANGDPCQTLKCGVGGIAISHWRVTTPIVATGADVQAVSLERPSLLCAHGPHSWTPYYTFRTRKASEQVLTLGGADDVFARLRAKHGLHATIIVFASVASATAELGVNDTTSTEEYVQAAAVVPSDARRREEFHTMYVGQYSIHPDAGTTYEGSLLIPVSLPSGVAVAHVQYYTVQNGY; encoded by the coding sequence ATGTTCTCATCGTCGTTGTCATCGTCATCAGCAACACGTAACACCGTGTCGCTCTACCGCTATGACCTGACGCAAGGGATGGCGCGCAGCCTCGGGCCAATGCTGATCGGGCAGGTCCTCGAGGGCATCTGGCACACTTCCATCGTCGTGTACGGACAGGAGTACTACTTCGATGGCGGCGTCGGCATCGTCGGCGACCCGAATCCGGGCCACACGCGTTTTGGTCAGCCGTATCGCATCGAGGTGCTCGGGCAGACGGCgaagagtgaggaggagtTCTTTGCGTggacacagcagcagcgccgcgccggcTTCGGCCCCAACGACTACCGCATTTTCGACAACAACTGCAACACCTTCTCGGATGCGGCGTGTATGTATCTCCTCGGGCGTCACATCTCGCAAGACGTGCTCGACATGCTCCCCACGCTGCTCTCCACTCCCCTAGGGCAGATGCTGCGGCCAGTGCTAGAGCAGGCCACGTCCAGTGGTGCAGGCATTGGTGGCACTGGCATGGTCGCTCCCGTCAGCTCTGCCCTCGCTcatccgccaccaccgccgacgaCTGCAAGCGATCGCGACACGTGTGTTGGGCTACTGAGCACCCGTCAGACGGTGACAGAGACAGATGAGGAGGACTTGATGATGGCGCAGGCGATGCTGGAGAGCAATGAGACCATCGCGGATGGGCACCTTAGCCCCGCCGAGGCGTTTGAAAAGACAATCAGTGGTCTCACACTGCTGCGCACAGTAATGCGGAATATTTGCGAGCACCCCAGCTACGCCAAGTACCGAGGACTGTCCATCGAGAGCACCGCTTACCAGACAAAACTGAGGCCGCTCGAGGCATATGGggtgacggagctgctgcgcattgcAGGCTTTCGCCGTCgctcgcacagcagcggcgctggcggtgtgCAGTGGTTCCTGTcggacagcgacggcagcgaagcTGTGCTGCGTCGCGTGGCGGAGGTTCTCGAGGCGACCATTTCGAACATCCAGGGCGCTGCCGACGAGGCGGCCAAGAGGCGAGTcagggaggagagcgactCCTCAGCACATTTGCCACGCCCCCCCTTATCGCCTACTCTTGTATCCAGCATTGCACCGGCAGCGGGCCATGCTGCGGCATCGTTCGAGATGTCGTTGCCGCCTGTGTCGAAGGACGGCGGTCATGTGCATAAGAGCAGCGTGTTCCAGTTTTGCTCGCCACCGTTTCCGGAGGACTGGACTCCGCTCCCTGTTGGCCAGGAGTCAGGGGCTCCACTCTTCTCTATTCACTGCCTAGCCACGAGCTCTGTGGACGGTCTGTACTGCTTCGGCAAGTGCCACCTCTCAGAAAACCAGCAGCATGTGCAGGCGTACTACTGCAGCAGTGACGGCCGGGAGGTTGAGACACGCGGCGGGTACGAGGTGCTCTGCGTGCGACGCGGGCAGGCAAAGGCGCTGACGTGGGTCCCAGCACCGTTGGCGTCCGCTGCGCAAACTCAGCATAACTCCCGGTTTATTTTTTCGGGCTACGGTCGCTTTGGTGTTGTTCGGGCGGAGTatggaggcggcgtgcaCCCGGGTGTCATGGAGCCGTCGGGCCGCTGCGTGGTGCCCTACGGCGGGCGCGCGGTGATCGTTACTAACGACGCCGAGGTGCTCTGCGAGACGGCGAGgctgccggcggtggtgctgcaggagttACAGGGCCTTGAGCGCGGAACGTATTTGGCAGAGTTGTTGCGTGTCGCTAGTGGCCAGCCGATTAACTCTTTTGATGAGCTTCTGAACACATGGCGACCACCAACGTTTTACATGAGGCCGCGTTCACTGCGTCCTCACACCGTTCTCGAACCGAAGTCGGTGGAGTGGGGTGGAGCAGGGGACACCGCCAAGAGGAGCGCGACCGACGCTACAGGTCCTGAATTTTCCTCCGCCGGCACTGAGTCAACGGCACCCGTTGCGTTGCCGCCGGCGACGCGCTTGCTTGTATGCCACGACATGGCTGGCGGTTACACGCGCGCTGACCGCCGTGCCTTTCTTTGCGAAGGCGCCCCAGTAGGGGCCACCCCATCTGCGGGGGCGATGGGAAAGGATCCTAGGGCCACTTCTTACTCATGCCTGCAGACGGTGGAGGGCGCGTACACGGTGAGGTACTGGAGTCGCGCTGACCACTTCGTGTACTTCTCGCATCGACGGATTAgtgtgccgccgcgcgaGTGGATCGACAGCGGCCACAGCCACGGTGTCCCAGTGCTCGCTACCCTGATCACCGAGGgagacagcggtgctgcggacCTGAAGCTGCTCTTGACAGATGCGAAACGCATGGCAGCCATTATTGCTCGCCTTGTTGAGGTGTGCGACGCCTATGGCTTTGACGGCTACTTTATCAACATCGAAAACTGCCTGTCAGCGAGCCTGGCGAAGCGCCTCGTCGTTTTCTGCACACTTCTCCGCAAACAGCTGAACCGCCCGTCTTCAGCGACGCGTGGCGCCTTATCTGTCACCCCCGCCACCAATCGCCTCGTCATCTGGTACGACGCAGTGACCATAGATGGGAGTCTGAATTACCAGAACACACTCAACTCCCGTAACAAGGCGTTCTTCAACGTTAGCGATGGCATCTTCATCAATTACTTCTGGGAGCCAATGAGCCTGCCGCTGATCAATACAGTCGCCGGCAACCGAGGCGCTGAGGTCTACGTTGGCGTGGACGTCTTTGGCCGGCGCATGTATGGTGGGGGCGGTTACAACACGcacgtcgctgtcgccaaAGCCACGGGCGCGCGCTTGTCAGTGGGGCTCTTCGCCCCTGGCTGGACGATGGAGCACGAGAGCAAGGGCAAGCGCGACGGATTCCACATTGCAGAAAGTAAGATGTGGTCCCGCGTACAGGAGAACTTCCCTTACCACGTCCGGCTCATCTCACCCACAGCGGTCACTGCAGGTGCTCCGCAACCGTTCACCACAGACAACGCACAAGCTGCCCACGACGGACCAGCGCTCTGCGCGTGGACCTCATTTCAGTCTGGCGTAGGCTATGACTTTTACGTCAACGGCCGCCGCGTGACCGGCGGCGGTTCCACGGCTTCCGTGGTGGGTATCAGCGGTTGGTGCGAGCTCTCCGCTGCGCACAGCCTCCCTCCGTTTCTCTTTGAGGCGCCTCCGTCGGCTCCGCCGAGTGGAGCGCTACCGCCTGCGGCAAGAGAAGCCGCGTCGAGCCACCCCGGCCCCTTTGCCTCAGTTCCTATTCGGCTGCCGGTGACACCTCTCAAGGGCAACATGTATGGCTGTACCGCTAGTGCAGAGTGGCGCTACGACAAGGCGTGGTTTGGCGACTGCCATCTCGCGTGTTTGGTGCCATCAATGGGGTCAGTCGAAGTGCTACGGTGGTACGTGCGTGACGCGCTACCGGCGACTTCCTTAACCGAACTTCACATTGAAATGGTGTTTGACGAGACGGACGCCTCCGAGGGAGGGCCGAAGATGCGCCGAGGGCTGCGGCTGGGGCTGTTTTCCTCCACACGGGGCACCTTCCAGGTATCCATCTGGGAGAgggctgccgtggcggctgcggtggcggtggagggcgTGAGCGGCCTCGTTGTTCGTGCGTCGCGATCGAGAGAAGGTAGGcatgggggagagggcaacCCGATAAGAGTCACCTGGGGATGGGAGCGAGTGCACTATCAGTTGTGTAATACCTCAACAGAATTGCTTCACTTGACGTCCATCTCCATTGCCAACGGAGACCCCTGCCAAACGCTGAAATGCGGTGTGGGTGGCATCGCCATCTCTCACTGGCGTGTCACGACGCCGATCGTGGCCACTGGTGCAGACGTGCAGGCAGTCTCGTTGGAGCGACCCTCTCTTTTGTGCGCTCATGGTCCACATTCCTGGACGCCCTACTACACCTTCCGAACGCGAAAGGCCTCCGAGCAAGTGCTTACTCTTGGAGGTGCGGACGATGTCTTTGCGCGTCTTCGCGCCAAGCACGGGCTCCATGCGACTATTATTGTGTTTGCCAGCGTCGCCAGCGCGACGGCAGAGCTGGGAGTGAACGACACTACAAGCACAGAGGAGTATGTGCaggctgccgctgtggtgccgTCTGACGCAAGACGTCGCGAGGAATTCCACACAATGTATGTGGGGCAGTACTCTATCCATCCTGATGCTGGCACCACGTACGAAGGTTCCCTGCTCATTCCAGTGTCACTGCCGTCTGGCGTAGCTGTCGCACACGTGCAGTACTACACCGTACAAAATGGCTACTGA
- a CDS encoding hypothetical protein (TriTrypDB/GeneDB-style sysID: LpmP.33.2390.A~disrupted due to non-sequenced internal amino acid repeat) yields the protein MNTLLTYRDKSPAAEAPFKDDNSNADSASQSSYTTNPSRQSSTSVYSTSTSATDHEAYHNLQLELDVAYENIRELHQKYEDLERTSNYAKGQLENDIALLRLKLQRAKETEATPASPSARELELEAAR from the coding sequence ATGAATACTCTTCTCACTTACCGCGACAAGTCTCCAGCAGCCGAAGCGCCATTCAAGGATGATAACTCCAACGCCGATTCCGCCTCCCAATCATCCTACACCACAAACCCTTCACGCCAGTCCAGCACCAGTGTCTACAGCAcatccacctccgccaccgaCCACGAGGCGTATCACAACCTTCAACTCGAGTTGGACGTAGCCTATGAAAACATCAGAGAACTTCACCAAAAGTATGAGGACCTCGAGCGCACTTCTAACTACGCGAAGGGACAGCTGGAGAATGACATCGCATTACTGCGCCTTAAACTCCAGCGAGCCAAAGAAACGGAGGCAACCCCCGCTTCTCCTTCCGCGAGAGAACTCGAACTAGAGGCTGCACGAG
- a CDS encoding hypothetical protein (TriTrypDB/GeneDB-style sysID: LpmP.33.2390.B~disrupted due to non-sequenced internal amino acid repeat), which produces AAVRCVAEALFVEPFCVTEHFIVENKRAANSVDQVCFAREVEERVKRQVKEREAAMCRLLMEVTQLKAKLAVAEAEKAEMARNRKVAEQEVRRRAEATEQSGLLNGDDSVPRSRRKCWRSWCPVCNVM; this is translated from the coding sequence AAGCTGCGGTTAGGTGTGTTGCTGAAGCGCTGTTTGTGGAGCCGTTTTGTGTGACTGAGCATTTTATAGTTGAGAATAAGAGGGCTGCAAACAGCGTGGATCAAGTGTGCTTTGCTAGAGAGGTAGAAGAGCGAGTGAAGCGTCAGGTGAAGGAACGCGAGGCGGCGATGTGCCGATTACTAATGGAAGTTACGCAGCTAAAGGCCAAGTTGGCGGttgcggaggcggagaaagCAGAGATGGCAAGGAATCGGAAGGTGGCTGAGCAAGAGGTGCGTCGGCGTGCCGAGGCAACCGAGCAAAGTGGGCTGCTGAACGGCGATGACAGCGTTCCTaggagcaggaggaagtGTTGGAGAAGTTGGTGCCCAGTATGTAACGTGATGTGA
- a CDS encoding hypothetical protein (TriTrypDB/GeneDB-style sysID: LpmP.33.2400): MSVVEAFLRGGAPCTTPSDLTEVLSSAHPPYVHWRCVAYYPRRWHHDAIDNRITAPLFFLLFGHQDRCDNRGADGDTAPTEEAVTVLEAAWHLLYYTILPEGAASIETFTHDRRATVEADRGGGGPGGSSAAAFFSSDGGGVDILRVLLSTVPATLLPSGSLEWYSVAQGIAYERMGLLTASLFLAKLVPGVGEVLSKHWRPMARDVKEADTGKALGALPTSPFSAGYYVVDGAAVEIVDLIPSDDASSSTFVAHRRANCDTASVNDSASLTPAFPSPLLKFRFITATVHDAVQWMCTESKMAAVATDASAPSITEAGWHILYPLMASLRPCMYSSLFEEATDVGRPKGASSTVNVESLTGLARLRAERDAGIAQWKKQIGSYTSFTVPEEYNAIIAAECIADAPAAKGAHAAADAASSAVPSLTTTVTTAASGERLYQHVLLLQRPIVTKEPIDVDNRNAGPLSPQPISAELHLVCDRGDICYALEQLDNRANLHFVFEDTVHDDGEVLVQLTPVEGVPFCDLEEYFRIVSAWSMALSSGGATQYSSSCCPAVVPRVVYRRPTGKVQKANPIAYALTELEVTSPTVAMVRAAAAALLYVSSQLVEVAEATTASSPTTGTSCSAPAPGYTLTVPPVDFSTVSQKKCGWCGRRREVLLRCSGCKAVSYCCKRHQTLDWKEGSHRLECKWWRRARELQERVVVPWMTRSSTMWTAVTADGKPSFFPKSQGWSCAATLIQFVSDINVPTRSAQLKSSSPDNAIYYIHIVGLDTACVGDFVRALAEDSHVREELASLTFDATGGERQYRMLVCSDTFTDAQRNAVWAIRRANTDSLWLTPATGVLGDAWHCEGANKMATQPTCVMALIRLSGIQYHTVERHLGASREGCPRAVLHFGPANGEGCTYLTAALEAFATHDVGVVPLRLVDSSYVGAARTRDAMAARVASSDTCPTTTKSRVAALVAKAKQAESAEVPSDADDSSGSSQGPFFIHFNKEGAVALAATEKLSCTAGFTSAGPASVSVVTPYLNCFLWDALPADYT, from the coding sequence ATGTCAGTTGTAGAGGCCTTTctccgcggcggtgctccgTGCACAACACCGTCGGATCTGACCGAGGTGCTGAGCAGTGCGCACCCACCCTACGTGCATTGGAGGTGTGTTGCATACTACCCCCGCCGCTGGCACCACGATGCCATAGACAACAGGATTACCGCTCcactttttttccttctttttggTCACCAGGACCGGTGCGATAACCGCGGCGCTGATGGTGACACGGCACCGACGGAAGAAGCTGTGACAGTGCTCGAGGCGGCATGGCATCTTCTCTACTACACCATTCTGCCTGAAGGGGCGGCTTCTATAGAAACATTCACCCACGACCGCAGGGCAACAGTGGAGGCGGAtagggggggtggcggtcCCGGTGGGagttctgcagcagctttTTTCAGCagtgatggaggcggcgtTGACATCTTGCGCGTCCTCCTGAGCACTGTCCCTGCTACCTTGTTGCCCAGCGGATCGCTGGAGTGGTACAGCGTGGCACAAGGGATTGCATACGAGCGGATGGGCCTCTTGACAGCATCTCTATTCCTCGCGAAACTCGTGCCTGGCGTCGGTGAGGTGCTCAGCAAGCACTGGAGGCCAATGGCGCGCGATGTCAAAGAGGCAGACACAGGTAAGGCCCTTGGTGCGCTGCCAACATCACCGTTTAGTGCGGGGTATTATGTAGTGGATGGCGCGGCTGTGGAGATTGTCGACCTAATCCCTAGCGACGACGCGTCGTCTTCGACGTTTGTTGCACACAGGCGGGCCAACTGCGATACCGCGTCTGTGAACGACAGCGCTTCCTTGACTCCAGCGTTTCCTTCTCCGCTTCTCAAGTTTCGGTTTATCACGGCAACGGTCCACGACGCCGTTCAGTGGATGTGCACGGAGAGTAAGATGGCGGCTGTGGCAACTGACGCCTCCGCGCCGTCAATCACCGAGGCTGGCTGGCACATCCTCTACCCCCTCATGGCATCGTTGCGACCATGCATGtattcctctctcttcgaaGAGGCCACCGACGTCGGTCGACCAAAAGGTGCATCGTCAACTGTGAATGTCGAGTCGCTGACAGGCCTGGCAAGGCTTCGCGCAGAGCGAGACGCCGGTATTGCGCAGTGGAAGAAGCAGATAGGCAGTTACACCAGTTTCACAGTCCCGGAGGAGTACAATGCCATTATCGCCGCTGAGTGTATAGCTGACGCTCCTGCTGCGAAAGGTGCTCACGCAGCGGCCGACGCAGCTTCGTCTGCAGTACCGTCCTTGACTACCACCGTCACCACTGCGGCGTCAGGGGAGAGGTTGTATCAGCAcgtgctcctgctgcagcgacctATTGTCACCAAGGAGCCGATCGATGTCGACAACCGCAATGCTGGACCCCTTTCCCCACAGCCGATCAGCGCAGAGCTGCACCTTGTGTGCGATCGCGGAGACATCTGCTACGCTctggagcagctggacaACCGCGCGAACCTGCACTTTGTGTTTGAGGACACAGTGCACGATGACGGTGAGGTGTTGGTGCAACTAACGCCGGTCGAAGGGGTGCCGTTTTGTGACCTCGAGGAGTACTTCAGGATCGTGTCTGCTTGGTCGATGGCGCTCAGTTCAGGAGGTGCAACTCAGTACTCTAGCTCGTGCTGCCCTGCAGTAGTGCCGCGCGTTGTGTATCGTCGGCCAACAGGCAAGGTCCAGAAGGCCAACCCCATCGCATATGCACTGACCGAGTTGGAGGTGACGtcgccgacggtggcgatggtgagggctgctgctgcagctcttctcTATGTCTCGTCACAGCTGGTTGAGGTAGCGGAGGCGACGACAGCCTCCTCCCCTACTACCGGGACCTCGTGcagtgcaccagcgccgggGTACACGCTGACCGTGCCGCCTGTTGACTTCAGCACTGTTTCGCAGAAGAAATGCGGCTGGTGTGGCCGCCGGCGCGAAGTTCTTCTGCGCTGTAGCGGTTGCAAGGCTGTGTCGTACTGCTGCAAGCGGCACCAGACACTGGATTGGAAGGAGGGCTCTCACAGGCTGGAGTGTAAGTGGTGGCGTCGCGCgcgcgagctgcaggagcgcgtTGTCGTGCCGTGGATGACGCGATCCTCGACAATGTGGACGGCCGTGACGGCCGATGGGAAGCCGAGCTTCTTCCCGAAGAGTCAGGGCTGGTCTTGCGCTGCCACACTGATCCAGTTCGTGAGCGACATCAATGTGCCTACTCGAAGTGCTCAGCTGAAGTCGTCATCGCCGGACAATGCAATCTACTACATCCACATTGTGGGACTGGACAccgcgtgcgtgggtgacTTTGTACGGGCCCTGGCAGAGGACAGTCATGTGCGGGAGGAGTTGGCGTCCCTCACTTTTGATGCTACTGGTGGTGAGCGGCAGTACCGCATGCTGGTCTGTTCCGACACCTTCACGGATGCCCAACGCAACGCCGTGTGGGCCATCCGTCGTGCCAACACCGACTCGCTGTGGCTGACACCTGCCACAGGAGTCCTGGGTGACGCGTGGCACTGTGAAGGGGCTAACAAAATGGCGACGCAACCCACATGTGTGATGGCCCTCATTCGACTGTCCGGCATCCAATATCACACAGTAGAAAGGCACCTTGGCGCAAGCAGGGAAGGATGCCCAAGGGCTGTGCTGCACTTTGGACCCGCGAATGGTGAGGGGTGCACTTACCTCACCGCTGCCCTTGAGGCGTTTGCTACCCACGACGTTGGCGTTGTACCGCTGCGACTGGTGGACAGCTCGTACGTCGGCGCTGCCCGTACGCGTGACGCAATGGCTGCGCGTGTTGCCAGCAGTGATACgtgccccaccaccaccaagaGTCGCGTCGCAGCGCTCGTGGCCAAAGCAAAGCAGGCCGAGTCAGCCGAAGTACCAAGCGACGCTGACGACTCATCGGGTTCCTCACAGGGCCCGTTCTTTATCCACTTCAACAAGGAGGGTGCGGTAGCTCTGGCAGCAACCGAGAAGTTGAGTTGCACTGCAGGATTCACGTCTGCAGGGCCGGCCTCGGTTTCTGTCGTGACGCCATATCTGAACTGCTTCCTCTGGGATGCATTGCCTGCCGACTACACTTGA